One Halorientalis litorea DNA segment encodes these proteins:
- a CDS encoding ORC1-type DNA replication protein yields the protein MADDPGDGMLGWDESVFRNEHVFEIDYLPETFHHRETQMESLKYALRPAARGSRPLNVIARGPPGTGKTTGVQKLFSELRAEAPDVQAVRINCQVNSTRYSVFSQLFEGVFDYEPPSSGISFKRLFEQVTDRLVEDEEVLVVALDDVNYLFYENEASDTLYSLLRAHEEHAGAKIGVICISSDLDLDVIEELDGRVQSVFRPEEVYFPTYSEAEIADILGERVERGFHEGVVSAPVLDRVAALTAEANGDLRVGIDLLRRAGLNAEMRAATEVSTEDVEDAYDKSKYVHLSRALRGLSDSEAALAAVIAEHSGEQAGAVYEAFNDRTDLGYTRYSEIINKLDRLDIIDATYTDVEGRGRSRELALNYDAEAVLDRLGDG from the coding sequence ATGGCAGACGACCCCGGGGACGGGATGCTCGGGTGGGACGAGTCCGTGTTCCGCAACGAACACGTCTTCGAGATAGATTACCTGCCGGAGACCTTTCACCACCGAGAGACCCAGATGGAGAGCCTGAAGTACGCGCTCCGTCCGGCGGCCCGCGGGTCGCGGCCGCTGAACGTCATCGCGCGCGGGCCACCGGGAACCGGGAAGACGACCGGCGTCCAGAAACTGTTCAGCGAGCTGCGGGCCGAGGCACCGGACGTGCAGGCAGTCCGCATCAACTGTCAGGTCAACTCGACCCGCTACTCCGTGTTCTCCCAGTTGTTCGAGGGCGTCTTCGACTACGAACCGCCCTCCTCGGGCATCTCGTTCAAGCGGTTGTTCGAGCAGGTGACCGACCGACTGGTCGAGGACGAGGAGGTACTCGTCGTGGCACTCGACGACGTGAACTATCTGTTCTACGAGAACGAGGCCTCCGATACCCTGTACTCGCTGTTGCGCGCCCACGAGGAACACGCCGGGGCGAAAATCGGCGTCATCTGCATCTCCTCGGACCTCGATTTGGACGTCATCGAGGAACTCGACGGCCGCGTGCAGTCGGTGTTCCGTCCCGAGGAGGTCTACTTCCCGACCTACAGCGAGGCCGAAATCGCCGACATCCTCGGGGAGCGCGTCGAGCGCGGCTTCCACGAGGGCGTCGTCTCCGCGCCGGTGCTGGACCGCGTGGCCGCGCTCACCGCCGAGGCCAACGGTGACCTCCGGGTCGGCATCGACCTCCTGCGCCGGGCGGGCCTGAACGCCGAGATGCGCGCCGCCACCGAGGTCAGCACCGAGGACGTGGAGGACGCCTACGACAAGTCCAAGTACGTCCACCTCTCCCGGGCACTCCGGGGGCTCTCGGACAGCGAGGCGGCCCTCGCGGCGGTCATCGCCGAACACTCCGGCGAGCAAGCCGGGGCGGTCTACGAGGCGTTCAACGACCGGACCGACTTGGGCTACACCCGCTACTCCGAAATCATCAACAAACTCGACCGCCTCGACATCATCGACGCCACCTACACCGACGTGGAGGGGCGGGGCCGGTCGCGGGAACTCGCCCTGAACTACGACGCCGAGGCGGTGCTGGACCGCCTCGGTGACGGATAA
- a CDS encoding SDR family NAD(P)-dependent oxidoreductase: MSRTAVVAGVGPGLGASLARTFAREGCRVALLARTESYIVDLAAELDDTAGAGLAVPTDLADSDDIAAAFDRIREAFGPVDVLVNHASAAPWKGVEAVSAAEFDRALAVGPRAALHCSQAAVDDMQAGDGGTIIFTGATTSVRGREDAIGFSAAKFACRGMAESMARELGPDGIHVAHVVLDGQILPPDREVAAPEDYLDPDAIAESYWHLVEQDRAAWTLELDLRPHVEAF; this comes from the coding sequence ATGTCACGCACGGCAGTCGTCGCCGGGGTCGGCCCCGGCCTCGGTGCGTCGCTCGCTCGCACGTTCGCCCGCGAGGGCTGTCGGGTCGCACTCCTCGCCCGGACGGAGTCGTACATCGTGGACCTCGCCGCCGAGTTGGACGACACGGCAGGTGCGGGCCTCGCAGTTCCGACCGACCTCGCCGACTCCGACGATATCGCGGCGGCCTTCGACCGTATCCGCGAGGCGTTCGGTCCCGTCGACGTGTTGGTCAACCACGCCAGTGCCGCCCCGTGGAAGGGCGTCGAGGCGGTTTCGGCCGCGGAGTTCGACCGCGCGCTCGCCGTCGGCCCGCGGGCCGCCCTCCACTGCTCGCAGGCCGCCGTGGACGACATGCAGGCCGGCGACGGCGGGACGATTATCTTCACCGGCGCGACCACGTCGGTCCGTGGCCGTGAGGACGCAATCGGGTTCTCCGCCGCCAAGTTCGCCTGCCGCGGGATGGCCGAGTCGATGGCGCGCGAGTTGGGTCCCGACGGGATTCACGTCGCTCACGTCGTCCTCGACGGACAGATTCTCCCACCCGACCGCGAGGTGGCTGCCCCCGAGGACTACCTCGACCCGGACGCTATCGCCGAGAGCTACTGGCACCTCGTCGAACAGGACCGCGCGGCGTGGACGCTGGAGTTGGACCTGCGCCCGCACGTCGAAGCGTTCTGA
- a CDS encoding DUF7563 family protein — MPECQNCGAFVTAAYARVFTPNGIQKPRVCPQCEDKIRDGADVRQARSTRRS; from the coding sequence ATGCCGGAATGTCAGAACTGCGGCGCGTTCGTCACTGCCGCGTATGCACGTGTTTTTACACCGAACGGCATCCAGAAACCACGGGTCTGCCCGCAGTGCGAGGACAAGATTCGCGACGGTGCGGACGTGCGGCAAGCACGCTCGACGCGCCGAAGCTAA